GTATTTCCGATAATGGTATGGGAGCCAATGAAGTAAGCCCTGGGTTTGGGCTGCTTAATATGAAAGAACGTGTGGAGGAGCATGGTGGAAGCATTCAATTTGAGAGTGAAATAGAAAAAGGTTTTCGCCTGAAAATCGAATTCCCACTGCGAGAAAAAACATGGATAATAGGGGGAGCGTTATGATTCGAATTATGATTGTTGATGATCAATCACTGATTCGTGATGGATTGGCAATGATATTAAATTTACGTCCGGAACTGGAAGTGGTAGGGACGGCTAGTGATGGGGATGAAGTCGTACAAAAGGTGAAACAATTACAGCCTGAAATTATTTTGATGGATATTCGGATGCCTCGTATGAATGGTGTTGAAGGAACTCGTTTAGTTAGAGAACAGTTTCCTCATATAAAGGTTCTTATGTTAACGACTTTTAGTGATAGTGAGCTTATTTTTGGAGCATTAGAGCAAGGAGCGAGCGGATATTTATTGAAGGACATGGAGACGGATGTAATCGTTCAAGCCATTTTAACGGTACACGGTGGAGGTGCTGTGCTTCCTCAAGATATAACAGCGCAAATTGTAAAGGAATTAAAAAAGACAAAAGTAGCAGTAGAGTGCCCCCTGCCAAAACAACTAGAACAATTAACTGAGCGTGAAGTGGGTGTTTTAAGGGAAATTGGGCTTGGTTTAAATAATAAAGAGATTGCTGAAAAGTTATTCATTACAGAGGGAACTGTAAAGAATCATGTTTCTAATTTGATTAGTAAGCTAGAACTGAGAGATCGAACACAAGCAGCAATATACGCAGTAAGGTATGGTATTACGACATACACATGACTTTTGGCATATATAAGTATGAAAAAGCAGCGGAATTTGCTGCTTTTTTATTTTGTATTTCTATCTCAAGGGTGATGGAGAGAAGAAGATATTTTTCTACAATGAAAGTATAGATGAATGCAAAGGGGCTGAATCAATATGTTAGTCATAGATCATATTACGAAATCATTTGGCAAGAAGGAAATCGTAAAGAATGTTTCTTTTGAAGTGAAAAAAGGTGAAACATTTGGATTGCTTGGACCAAACGGAGCGGG
This Bacillus mycoides DNA region includes the following protein-coding sequences:
- a CDS encoding response regulator, encoding MIRIMIVDDQSLIRDGLAMILNLRPELEVVGTASDGDEVVQKVKQLQPEIILMDIRMPRMNGVEGTRLVREQFPHIKVLMLTTFSDSELIFGALEQGASGYLLKDMETDVIVQAILTVHGGGAVLPQDITAQIVKELKKTKVAVECPLPKQLEQLTEREVGVLREIGLGLNNKEIAEKLFITEGTVKNHVSNLISKLELRDRTQAAIYAVRYGITTYT